The Bactrocera dorsalis isolate Fly_Bdor chromosome 3, ASM2337382v1, whole genome shotgun sequence genomic interval ATATCCTTGTTTGGGAAACTTTTAGTTAACGAGATATCTCCGCAAAACTTGGCGACACTACAACAATCCGAACTCATTTTTAAGATCGGATCAAtatagcaaatagctgtcaATCTGACCGACCAAATCAAGTTATTGGATGTTGCAACCGAGTTAaagttgtttcttgtttttaatgaaattggcTTGAAACTAGCTGAAAACGAATTCTACAAAGCTTTACCcaaatagaaaattgtaaaaatttcttagCAATGATGCAAAGTTGCTTATTCTTGGAAACAAACAACTGTAGTTTTTCTGAATCACGCAACCATGTGTCACCGGAAGCTGTTTTCTTAATTGCAAAACTTTACTGCCTGAAATTTTCCTATCATAAACATACTGTTTCCTCTCTGGTATAAATGCAAATCGCTCTTATGCTGTGTAGGGTATAATTTTTCccgatttattaatttttagatatatataatcctttaactttgctaaaaatatttatttctaattatatcttaacgtttatatatgtatgtatgtagcttttGCCAATAGGTGTATGAGCCGAATGGGCCTATTTTTAATTGTCAAGTAATCACTATTTTAATGTTTATCTTGCTTGTTTAAAAACACCAAAAGCACTTGTTTACTTGAAGCGTAAAAAtcaacatacatttttattcatatacatacatacatacatataaaggcaTGACTATGAGTATGTCTATAATCCTTTGGTGGATTACGCAtggctaataatatttttgtacaataataattcgaatattttttgtttattattttttagagtctattttgaaaattatgtatGGAAATCAGccaaaatacaatttatttcaaaCACTTGTTAACATCAGTTACTTCCTCTTTGTGTGCTTTATACTACATAaagattgtgaattttaaaaaattcccaaaatgagTTGTCCAATTCATTTTAACTCAttcataattcaattaaatccaATTTTTCATACACCTGTTTGAGCCTCGGTtggtttttttcggtttcagcCCATTTTTGCATCGACATTCGCTAGATGATTGGACAGTTTTggcgtcatattcataaacccaagTCTCGTCTCCGTAGATCCTCGGCTACGTCGATATCATCTCTTTAGTGATCCCTAATCCTTGTAGtctttgcaaaagattcagtcaggtCTTCTGGTCTCGCATTGACAGGCTTTATATCCACAaattaaccaaaatttttttaatcgattAATAAGAGCTAAAATTCTCTGCTAtctctgatgccaacacgaCGTTTATCAAgctttttttaacttgtttctttaacatttttgatgttGTCGTCAATCACAGAAGTGGTTACACGATTCGTATGAGGGAAGTTTTCGATAACTTCACTACCTTCACCTTATCTTCGTGTTCAGATAgagtttggaaaatatttctgcaacattttcaaggATTTCATAGCCCTCTTTGGATTGGAAACACAATCTTTTGAGCAAACTCATTGCTCCATTTTTTCCATGATCAAATTCTCCAAACAAACTTTTCGCGTTGTAAACAGCTGTCAAATACACACTAATTGCCATATTTACATCAAACTTCACACGAACGTAAACAAAGGTTGTATAAATTtaggaaaacaatttcggttgGCGCCCGTAATTTGAGTGGACTAGTTCGGGTTGAATTTGTTCTGCTGGTAAAAATTCTTTAGCTAATTATATTAAACACGAAACTCCTTAATATTTCAACTGCGATGTCCACAGACCCTAACCTCCCGGTAAGATGTCACTTGCTTTACTAAAgctttttatattatgtattcattaaagaattttcttaaaaaattcctATTTTAAATATAGAATATGCATGATCAAAAATGTTTTactaacatttatatatataaacatatatataaatatacatacatatgtgtgcatatcTACTCTCtggcattttaaaattttttattttttatatatgtatgtatgtatatctaagtatatacatatttatcgtATTTTACAAAATGTCTTTATAAAACATACAGACTTTCCATTCAACACAActaaattctgaaaaaattcaCATTTGCGTCATAGGTGACCCAAAATGTAGGCATGGCAGGAAGAACTTTTTCGCTTTCTAATTTTCTAGTTCTAACTATATttattgttcttgttattgGATAAACAGGCGCGAGAAAAGCGATGTTGTTTCAATTATTGCTACTGATGGCGTTCTCCAATGCCCAACAAACGCAGAAATGATGAAATCGATTGTGTTTGATAATAGACCACAGCGAAGGAAGTGGAGGAGTGAGCACATGAGTGCCATTGTTGTGTTAGTGTATGTTCATGTGCGTGCGCCAGTAAATTTACAGGAATTGCGAGCATGCAAATCATTACTAATTGAAGTTCAATGTCGTCAGTGGCGCATTTGTTACCTCCAGCAACCGCTTTGTTGAGGGCTTGCGAACACATGCGCGctcacacgcacatacatacatacatatgtataaatgcagGTGGGTGGACCCACGGTTGGGATGGCACACAATGTGTCCCCTAATTTCCTCAAGTGTTTACATTTGTCGGTTGATATTGTATTGTGAGGCAATTAGAATGCAGCGCAAatattatgtactatatacatatgtacatatataaaatagtttgtatgcacagacatacatagatacacgCTTAGTTGATTGTCAACTTTGTTAGTGTGTTGaacagaaattttatttttatctaaaatgtaaatttgtagAAATCGCAAATAAAACCTTTACATAAGTCATTTATCATCTTTGTATTTTCTCAACTTTGCTCATCTTTCTCGTCTGCTTTCTTCCAGATGCTTGTTTACGTTGTCAGGCGGAGAATAAACGTGAGGTACTTGGACGCCAGGACTGTGTAGTTGTTTGGGGAGAATGTAATCACTCATTCCATCATTGTTGCATGTCACTCTGGGTGAAACAAAATAACCGCTGTCCGCTCTGCCAACAAGAGTGGTCCATACAACGCATGGGCAAGTGAGCAACTATGCCAGAGCTAAATAGAGCATCAGCAGTTATAATGGAGCTGAAAAtagattttctaaattttaagaaaGCAACTGGTAATTGATCTTAATTAAGTGAGCTAATATTTTCTCAATAGATTTAAGTTTCAACATTTGTTTGGTATGTAAGTTTAGGAGAATGGTGAAAATGTATAAGAGAAAATctgtaataaattgtatttgaGAACAAAGAGTACTAAGCTGCGCAAAGGATATGAAAATAGAGCGAATATGAACATATGCCATATTGAGCGCatacaaaatcaacaacaaagaCAGAGTGTGCAAATATTCCTTAGAAGTTCTTTGGTTAAAGTAAACTTATCTGCATTTGCATTGTAAGGAAAGTCAGcgaagtaaaaaatttatgcCCCGGGTGAGGCTCGAACTCACGACCTTAAGATTATGAGACTTACGCGCTGCCTACTGCGCCACCGAGGCTGTATATAACAATGAACCGAAAGGCgcatataaattaaatgttccagaacaaaagtaaaaaaaaatcactgcaCTGATAGTCCACAAAACATAAACGAACTCTTGAAGCGATATTTAAGACAAATGTAATGGTTTACAGAAAAAcaagtttatttataatataaaattcagAATTGTCGCCTGTAACATTCGTGATTTGTATAGCAAAACCCCCCAaggtataaaatttttaattttcgcattttttatatatgcaatttgtaaattttgtcaatttggcattatcGGCACCACTAATTAATTCCAACGTAGTTAGCAATTGCAGAAAGGCTTTAGGCTCACTGGCAAGTAAACCCCCCCTCTCCTTTATTTGGGTTCCCGGCTACAGGAACATTCTCGGCAATGGAAAGCTGACGAGTTGGCCAAACCAGGAGCATCTTTTCAGGCTTTTAGCAACTATAACGAGCACTGGCCGTTTGGTTAACACGCGCTAAAGATGGGTTTGACATTTGCCGCAGCTGCACGTGAAACGGAATAAAGAAACAGTCTTtcactttctctgtgaatgtCCAGCTCTGGGGCAAACCAGACACAATAGTTTCATCGAAGGCACAGAATGGTTTGAGCTCAAAGATGAAACGAGATAGAAAGTTTATAGAAGTCCGACGAAGGTGCATTTAAATGCCACATCCAGCATGCCTACTTAAAGTTTATACCGCATATCCATAAATTATAGTGCAGGAATGCCGCCATATCAAAGATTAACCAGGCATaagttgcctacattttggcgcagTGAAAATAAACTCAGCTTTTGTAGGATAAGTGTGACGGATGGAATTTAAGCTTGTTAAAAGCATTAGTAGCCCAAAAACTGCTGTGAAGACTTTATTTGAACACTGTCTACTCCATTAGATGCGGGAAAAGGTATTGGATAATAAGATATGATTACAAGAGTATGtcctttgtaaaaataattaccaGAACATGTTCAccagttatgtacatatgtagcttgTAAGGTTAAGTATGTTATTAAGATTgatcacaaatatttattatttaagaatttctaCTTTCGCTTCTTATTTAAATTCGATTGCTTTTGAATTGTTATATaacttttatatgtttataatttCGTACTGGGGAAATAATAGCCTATTGATATACTCGGTGaatatgaattatttatttttagaacaaaATCTCTTCATTATTTGAGATTTTCACGTTATTTACTCTGTAAACACACCCTACTTTGAAAAGTGCTGACGTGGAGCACTCTGTGGTGGCTTGTCAGCAGTTTCGTATTTGTCATTTTGCAAGCACCGACCACTTGTCCCTTTGGCGCAGAGGATAGCGCGTTGGACTTCTAATCCAAAGGTCGCGGGTTCGATCCCCGCAAGGGATGTCATTAGTAACTAATGGTGATTTTTTTGCAAACACACAGTAACCAAcggtttattttaataaaattaacagtTATATTTCTTAGCAACTTTTCGCCTTTAGAAGTGAGTTAGCAATTGATTGAATTTAAGTTAACGAAGTGATAAATGTGCCACAATATATTCTGTTCTAAAGGATTAACCTTCCTATATATCTGTGAGAGCACATGGGCGGCGCTCCTCCGTTCGTCCCTTTGGCGCAGAGGATAGCGCGTTGGACTTCTAATCCAAAGGTCGCGGGTTCGATCCCCGCAAGGGATGTCCTTGTGGACAAAGTTACAACTACCTGACCTTATCAGAGTAtgtgtttcttcttttttgcacTATCTGCAACTGCAATTTTCTCACCTACATTTATACGTACAATTGAAAACGATTTCCGTCATACCAGCTGGGGGCTTTGTAGTtatgaattgaaatgaaatagccatatttttcttatacaattatgttattttatattgcGATTTCATAACATCCATAAACCatataatatttactattttttcttacataagataTGAATCAGATTTagataaaaatatcatttcaacgaaacaaaatacaaaaaattttagaagCAAATACGAGTATTTTATTCCTAAAGTAgcacaatcttataataattACTTTGGTTGCAAGGAGGGAGACAAGTTTCTTTCTAGAACATTCGAATTTAGCCGCAACTTCTCCACACGTGTTGGGTCAGCCAACTCTTCCTCCGCTAATCGTTCAGCTCGATTTTCAAGTATGGATTctgttgtaataaaatatttatcagataTGTGAAATGGCATTAATTATTCTGGATACTCTTACTGTTATATGGCGTATATTTATCAGACAGTATACTTTCCAGGTTGTAACCAATGAATCCCACAACTCCAGCAATAGGAAGTGTTATGTAGACCGCATTTCGTCTTAATATTGCCATTAAAATAGGccacattattaaaaattataacacaattaatttaagaaatatcTTGTTGTTTACGtgattatacaatatttactatttatttcaACTGGGCTAAACAAAAATCTTATTACCGGTGTGCATTTGACAAACATATGATTGTCAGATATGACATTTTACAAACGCGCATTTCCAATCAAACTGCACCACCCTGTGTCTAATTTGAATAGCGCGGATGAAAGTCCTTCGTAAATATATCAAATGCTGACGGTAAATAATGTTGGTCCAATTCAAAGTTTTgtccaaaattaaaatatttaagatgtgaaattaaaatttaaaaatatatagtgtAAGAATGGTTTTGTGGGTAGATGTGTAGATATTACCAACACACTCCTAGACGATACCTAGTGCTAGGGAACAATCACAAGTGTTTACGATTTATGCAACCAGCCatgtttttgacaaaatatttattattacaattaaggggtaagtttatataataatttaaacaattatatttttgcttattacaCAAAATTCCTTATCTTATATTATCGTATTTCTTAAAAGTGATCGAAGTAAATTTCTCTTTCGAATTTTCGACCGGCGCGTGTATGCGTATTTGTCGCAAGTGAGTGTCTCTACCATTCTGATGATTTGCCACAATAGCAATTTGTAACATATATATACGAACAGGGCGAGATTTACCATTTTCCACATGTATAGCAGTCCATCCTGAAATGAGGCTTTATTTACATCACCGAAATTGTTAGGTGTCAGTACTCACCTGTTGGTTCGAAAAGTTCTTGATTTTGCAACTCTTGTAAGTCGTTGAAATTGGAGCCAGTTCGCAGCGAAATACGTGATGGCGTGTAGCTTTCATCTAATTTGTAGTCCGCATACAAATAAACAGCACTAATAC includes:
- the LOC105229485 gene encoding RING-box protein 2, whose translation is MADGEDIESSMDKQFNDNDGGKPDKMFTLKKWNAVAMWSWDVECDTCAICRVQVMDACLRCQAENKREVLGRQDCVVVWGECNHSFHHCCMSLWVKQNNRCPLCQQEWSIQRMGK
- the LOC105229406 gene encoding small integral membrane protein 12 isoform X1; this encodes MWPILMAILRRNAVYITLPIAGVVGFIGYNLESILSDKYTPYNKSILENRAERLAEEELADPTRVEKLRLNSNVLERNLSPSLQPK
- the LOC105229405 gene encoding anaphase-promoting complex subunit 10, translating into MEGNAEEEVSNQDPLPLERSGVVREIGNQAVWSLSSCKPGFGVERLRDNIIDTYWQSDGQLPHLVNVQFHRKTRISAVYLYADYKLDESYTPSRISLRTGSNFNDLQELQNQELFEPTGWTAIHVENGKSRPVRIYMLQIAIVANHQNGRDTHLRQIRIHAPVENSKEKFTSITFKKYDNIR
- the LOC105229406 gene encoding small integral membrane protein 12 isoform X2, whose amino-acid sequence is MFVKCTPVIRFLFSPVEINSKYLMWPILMAILRRNAVYITLPIAGVVGFIGYNLESILSDKYTPYNKSILENRAERLAEEELADPTRVEKLRLNSNVLERNLSPSLQPK